A window of the Oncorhynchus kisutch isolate 150728-3 linkage group LG12, Okis_V2, whole genome shotgun sequence genome harbors these coding sequences:
- the LOC109900390 gene encoding echinoderm microtubule-associated protein-like 1 isoform X4 gives MEEEDIVCQTVKERRRRRRSGAEEGSTSMKNLYDNSSPHRVSNDDRSSAASGVDVADRLTYLEQRMQMQEDEIQLLKMALADVLKRLNISEEHQAANTKKGPAGKARPVSLALPSRPSMNSPASLKKSYTTSTLPSTSTARNYSPLPPASAKSGVKSPVGSVKESPCISKTSRPGPRPGPPGSTAPGNKKAESKTKEPAASVGSRQVTHCKVTMQIYLNPLTRRTGSSEAAKSAPTVPNSRPTRTPTPSQTKGGPPTSDRTKPETCKTPPAFTLPLQKSTNQNTYSSMEMSNYKSPLKSPSQYFQICY, from the exons ATGGAGGAAGAAGATATCGTCTgtcagacagtgaaagagaggaggaggaggaggaggtctggAGCGGAGGAAGGGTCAACCAGTATGAAGAATCTTTATGACAACTCCTCACCCCACAGAGTTTCCAATG ATGACCGTAGCTCTGCTGCGAGTGGCGTGGACGTCGCGGACCGCCTGACGTACCTGGAGCAGCGGATGCAGATGCAGGAGGATGAGATCCAGCTGCTGAAGATGGCCCTGGCCGACGTCCTCAAGAGACTCAACATCTCAGAGGAACATCAGGCCGCCAACACCAAGAAAGGGCCTGCTGGGAAAG CTAGGCCTGTGTCTCTGGCCCTGCCGTCCAGACCATCAATGAACAGCCCTGCCTCTTTGAAGAAGAGTTACACaacctccacactgccctctacATCCACCGCACGGAACTACAGCCCCTTACCACCAGCATCAGCCAAGAG tggtgtGAAGAGTCCGGTAGGcagtgtgaaggagagtccaTGTATCTCTAAAACGTCTCGGCCTGGCCCCCGACCTGGACCCCCAGGGTCCACAGCCCCCGGCAATAAGAAAGCTGAAAG CAAAACCAAGGAGCCTGCAGCCAGTGTCG GGTCGAGGCAGGTGACGCACTGTAAAG TGACTATGCAGATCTATCTGAACCCCCTAACAAGAAGGACTGGGTCTTCTGAAGCGGCCAAATCAGCCCCCACGGTCCCCAACTCTAGACCCACCAGAACCCCCACCCCTTCTCAGACCAAAGGAGGCCCCCCCACCTCAGACCGAACTAAGCCCGAGACATGCAAAACACCCCCCGCCTTCACCCTCCCCCTGCAGAAAAGCACCAATCAGAATACGTATTCTTCTATGGAAATGTCCAATTACAAAAGCCCCCTCAAATCACCAAGCCAGTACTTCCAAATCTGTTACTAA
- the LOC109900390 gene encoding echinoderm microtubule-associated protein-like 1 isoform X1, which translates to MSMEDSSMEELVDQGLGMEETGLRRPSFRETYHHDSLLAPDTDFMIDDRSSAASGVDVADRLTYLEQRMQMQEDEIQLLKMALADVLKRLNISEEHQAANTKKGPAGKAARPVSLALPSRPSMNSPASLKKSYTTSTLPSTSTARNYSPLPPASAKSGVKSPVGSVKESPCISKTSRPGPRPGPPGSTAPGNKKAESKTKEPAASVGSRQVTHCKVTMQIYLNPLTRRTGSSEAAKSAPTVPNSRPTRTPTPSQTKGGPPTSDRTKPETCKTPPAFTLPLQKSTNQNTYSSMEMSNYKSPLKSPSQYFQICY; encoded by the exons ATGTCGATGGAAGACAGTTCCATGGAGGAGTTGGTGGACCAGGGGTTGGGGATGGAGGAGACTGGACTGAGGAGGCCCTCTTTCAGGGAGACCTACCACCACGACTCCCTGCTGGCTCCAGACACAGACTTCATGATAG ATGACCGTAGCTCTGCTGCGAGTGGCGTGGACGTCGCGGACCGCCTGACGTACCTGGAGCAGCGGATGCAGATGCAGGAGGATGAGATCCAGCTGCTGAAGATGGCCCTGGCCGACGTCCTCAAGAGACTCAACATCTCAGAGGAACATCAGGCCGCCAACACCAAGAAAGGGCCTGCTGGGAAAG CAGCTAGGCCTGTGTCTCTGGCCCTGCCGTCCAGACCATCAATGAACAGCCCTGCCTCTTTGAAGAAGAGTTACACaacctccacactgccctctacATCCACCGCACGGAACTACAGCCCCTTACCACCAGCATCAGCCAAGAG tggtgtGAAGAGTCCGGTAGGcagtgtgaaggagagtccaTGTATCTCTAAAACGTCTCGGCCTGGCCCCCGACCTGGACCCCCAGGGTCCACAGCCCCCGGCAATAAGAAAGCTGAAAG CAAAACCAAGGAGCCTGCAGCCAGTGTCG GGTCGAGGCAGGTGACGCACTGTAAAG TGACTATGCAGATCTATCTGAACCCCCTAACAAGAAGGACTGGGTCTTCTGAAGCGGCCAAATCAGCCCCCACGGTCCCCAACTCTAGACCCACCAGAACCCCCACCCCTTCTCAGACCAAAGGAGGCCCCCCCACCTCAGACCGAACTAAGCCCGAGACATGCAAAACACCCCCCGCCTTCACCCTCCCCCTGCAGAAAAGCACCAATCAGAATACGTATTCTTCTATGGAAATGTCCAATTACAAAAGCCCCCTCAAATCACCAAGCCAGTACTTCCAAATCTGTTACTAA
- the LOC109900390 gene encoding echinoderm microtubule-associated protein-like 1 isoform X3: MEEEDIVCQTVKERRRRRRSGAEEGSTSMKNLYDNSSPHRVSNDDRSSAASGVDVADRLTYLEQRMQMQEDEIQLLKMALADVLKRLNISEEHQAANTKKGPAGKAARPVSLALPSRPSMNSPASLKKSYTTSTLPSTSTARNYSPLPPASAKSGVKSPVGSVKESPCISKTSRPGPRPGPPGSTAPGNKKAESKTKEPAASVGSRQVTHCKVTMQIYLNPLTRRTGSSEAAKSAPTVPNSRPTRTPTPSQTKGGPPTSDRTKPETCKTPPAFTLPLQKSTNQNTYSSMEMSNYKSPLKSPSQYFQICY, from the exons ATGGAGGAAGAAGATATCGTCTgtcagacagtgaaagagaggaggaggaggaggaggtctggAGCGGAGGAAGGGTCAACCAGTATGAAGAATCTTTATGACAACTCCTCACCCCACAGAGTTTCCAATG ATGACCGTAGCTCTGCTGCGAGTGGCGTGGACGTCGCGGACCGCCTGACGTACCTGGAGCAGCGGATGCAGATGCAGGAGGATGAGATCCAGCTGCTGAAGATGGCCCTGGCCGACGTCCTCAAGAGACTCAACATCTCAGAGGAACATCAGGCCGCCAACACCAAGAAAGGGCCTGCTGGGAAAG CAGCTAGGCCTGTGTCTCTGGCCCTGCCGTCCAGACCATCAATGAACAGCCCTGCCTCTTTGAAGAAGAGTTACACaacctccacactgccctctacATCCACCGCACGGAACTACAGCCCCTTACCACCAGCATCAGCCAAGAG tggtgtGAAGAGTCCGGTAGGcagtgtgaaggagagtccaTGTATCTCTAAAACGTCTCGGCCTGGCCCCCGACCTGGACCCCCAGGGTCCACAGCCCCCGGCAATAAGAAAGCTGAAAG CAAAACCAAGGAGCCTGCAGCCAGTGTCG GGTCGAGGCAGGTGACGCACTGTAAAG TGACTATGCAGATCTATCTGAACCCCCTAACAAGAAGGACTGGGTCTTCTGAAGCGGCCAAATCAGCCCCCACGGTCCCCAACTCTAGACCCACCAGAACCCCCACCCCTTCTCAGACCAAAGGAGGCCCCCCCACCTCAGACCGAACTAAGCCCGAGACATGCAAAACACCCCCCGCCTTCACCCTCCCCCTGCAGAAAAGCACCAATCAGAATACGTATTCTTCTATGGAAATGTCCAATTACAAAAGCCCCCTCAAATCACCAAGCCAGTACTTCCAAATCTGTTACTAA
- the LOC109900390 gene encoding echinoderm microtubule-associated protein-like 1 isoform X2 produces MSMEDSSMEELVDQGLGMEETGLRRPSFRETYHHDSLLAPDTDFMIDDRSSAASGVDVADRLTYLEQRMQMQEDEIQLLKMALADVLKRLNISEEHQAANTKKGPAGKARPVSLALPSRPSMNSPASLKKSYTTSTLPSTSTARNYSPLPPASAKSGVKSPVGSVKESPCISKTSRPGPRPGPPGSTAPGNKKAESKTKEPAASVGSRQVTHCKVTMQIYLNPLTRRTGSSEAAKSAPTVPNSRPTRTPTPSQTKGGPPTSDRTKPETCKTPPAFTLPLQKSTNQNTYSSMEMSNYKSPLKSPSQYFQICY; encoded by the exons ATGTCGATGGAAGACAGTTCCATGGAGGAGTTGGTGGACCAGGGGTTGGGGATGGAGGAGACTGGACTGAGGAGGCCCTCTTTCAGGGAGACCTACCACCACGACTCCCTGCTGGCTCCAGACACAGACTTCATGATAG ATGACCGTAGCTCTGCTGCGAGTGGCGTGGACGTCGCGGACCGCCTGACGTACCTGGAGCAGCGGATGCAGATGCAGGAGGATGAGATCCAGCTGCTGAAGATGGCCCTGGCCGACGTCCTCAAGAGACTCAACATCTCAGAGGAACATCAGGCCGCCAACACCAAGAAAGGGCCTGCTGGGAAAG CTAGGCCTGTGTCTCTGGCCCTGCCGTCCAGACCATCAATGAACAGCCCTGCCTCTTTGAAGAAGAGTTACACaacctccacactgccctctacATCCACCGCACGGAACTACAGCCCCTTACCACCAGCATCAGCCAAGAG tggtgtGAAGAGTCCGGTAGGcagtgtgaaggagagtccaTGTATCTCTAAAACGTCTCGGCCTGGCCCCCGACCTGGACCCCCAGGGTCCACAGCCCCCGGCAATAAGAAAGCTGAAAG CAAAACCAAGGAGCCTGCAGCCAGTGTCG GGTCGAGGCAGGTGACGCACTGTAAAG TGACTATGCAGATCTATCTGAACCCCCTAACAAGAAGGACTGGGTCTTCTGAAGCGGCCAAATCAGCCCCCACGGTCCCCAACTCTAGACCCACCAGAACCCCCACCCCTTCTCAGACCAAAGGAGGCCCCCCCACCTCAGACCGAACTAAGCCCGAGACATGCAAAACACCCCCCGCCTTCACCCTCCCCCTGCAGAAAAGCACCAATCAGAATACGTATTCTTCTATGGAAATGTCCAATTACAAAAGCCCCCTCAAATCACCAAGCCAGTACTTCCAAATCTGTTACTAA